The following proteins come from a genomic window of Trifolium pratense cultivar HEN17-A07 linkage group LG4, ARS_RC_1.1, whole genome shotgun sequence:
- the LOC123922278 gene encoding uncharacterized protein LOC123922278, which yields MSEITLPDCFSSDLGLDCDLFVFGGHIGAWILDQERQTRFSPLCFTNCGDIVGIFAHGGLVKFDDKGEQLEYRSFPDRHIGRYEMVVYTESLLSLPGGTEEA from the exons ATGTCAGAGATAACTTTGCCAGATTGTTTTTCTAGTGATTTAGGTCTTGATTGTGATTTGTTTGTATTTGGCGGACATATCGGTGCATGGATTTTGGATCAAGAGAGGCAAACA AGATTTTCCCCATTATGCTTTACAAATTGTGGTGATATAGTTGGAATATTTGCTCATGGTGGATTAGTGAAGTTTGATGACAAAGGAGAGCAGCTAGAGTATCGCTCCTTTCCTGACCGTCACATTGGAAGATACGAAATGGTGGTGTATACAGAGTCTCTGCTTTCATTACCTGGTGGCACTGAGGAAGCTTAA
- the LOC123922279 gene encoding uncharacterized protein LOC123922279, with product MDFSKVAPPIFDGEDYDLWAVRMEAFLDALDLSETVEDDYDVSSLPKDSTAEQMKTHKERKTKRAKAKTCLFASVSQTVFIKIMTLKTPKEIWDYLKEEYKGDERIRSMQVMNLLREFELQRMKEDETIKTYADKLLGIANKVRLLGTQFSDSRIVEKLLVTVPERYEASIAALENTKDLSKITLPEVLHALHAQEQRRLMREERTIDGICLAKGFGKKYQHKPCPHCKKDNHSPKNCWWRPDAKCEKCGKLGHMMKVCTSQQQQQGDVNIAHEQYEENQELLLAISGFTTNKPSKEWLIDSGCTNHMTYDRDLFK from the coding sequence ATGGATTTTTCAAAGGTTGCTCCTCCGATCTTTGATGGAGAAGACTATGATCTTTGGGCGGTGAGAATGGAGGCATTCTTAGATGCTCTAGATCTATCGGAAACTGTGGAGGATGATTACGATGTTTCTTCGTTACCAAAAGATTCCACAGCAGAACAGATGAAAActcataaagaaagaaaaaccaagAGGGCAAAGGCAAAGACTTGTTTGTTTGCAAGTGTCTCACAAACCGTCTTTATTAAAATCATGACTCTCAAAACACCAAAAGAAATTTGGGATTACCTAAAAGAAGAATATAAAGGAGATGAAAGGATTCGAAGCATGCAAGTTATGAATTTATTGAGAGAGTTCGAGTTGCAAAGAATGAAGGAGGATGAAACAATCAAGACATACGCTGATAAATTATTGGGTATTGCTAATAAGGTACGATTACTAGGCACTCAATTTTCTGATTCCAGAATTGTGGAAAAACTCCTTGTAACGGTACCTGAAAGATATGAAGCCTCTATAGCCGCCTTGGAGAACACAAAAGATTTGAGTAAAATCACTCTGCCAGAAGTGTTACATGCATTGCATgcacaagaacaaagaagacTTATGAGGGAAGAAAGAACTATAGATGGTATATGTCTAGCAAAAGGTTTTGGAAAGAAATACCAACACAAACCATGTCCTCATTGCAAAAAGGATAATCACTCACCAAAGAATTGTTGGTGGAGGCCTGATGCAAAATGTGAAAAATGTGGTAAATTAGGTCATATGATGAAGGTATGCacatcacaacaacaacaacaaggagATGTTAACATTGCTCATGAACAATATGAAGAAAACCAGGAACTACTACTTGCAATCTCAGGTTTTACAACCAACAAACCGTCAAAAGAATGGCTCATTGACAGTGGTTGCACAAACCATATGACTTATGATCGAGATCTTTTCAAATAG